The region ACATCAGGACAAAAGGAGCAATAGCTGGGAAACATGCTGCTATGAATTGTTTAGTAGACATGAGAAAGGAATGATATATGACAAATTGAAAGGCACAAAAGGAGATGATGGAATTAATTGAATAGAAGGAGACATATGTACATGCTAGTAAAAGGCTTGCATGAGTGGCTCTTATCTCAGGAAAAGTTCTAAGAGAAATGTGGGGATGGTGAATGTGTTGGACTTGCTGATGGTGTCTGTACAGAATAAAAATTATGTAGGCAGTGGCCCAGATCATGAATGCCATGCAAATGAcatcaggaagaaagaaaataattatatagagTGAGGCACTAAATGAGTCATGGGCTGTAACTGAACAATATCCCAGATGCCACCATCTTGTGCTGTTACTCATGAACCTTGAGTTATTCATGATCCCAAGCATAGTGAAATTTATAAACAAGTAGAAGCACCAGCAGAAGAGACAAGAAGGGATAATGTGTTTTGGGGCTTGGACTTTGAGTTGAAACCACCTGGAGTTATTGGGACTGATGGTGATGACCTGAAAACCACACAGAAGGCAGGTACTGCTGAGAGAAACACTCCTAGACACTCTGTGAAGGTACTGGATAAGTTTACACCCAATAGGATACAGGAAATTTTTTAAGCCCAGATAGAATATTGTCTGAGGAAGACCTTTGAATAGAAGGGTTTTCAAGTTGGCTATGGTCAAGTTGACACAAATGGAGTCTATGGGCCTTAGCTTGTGACCAGTGAGAAATGTGAGGATGTAAAGAAACAGTAGGAAGGCATTCCCTAGAAGCCCAATTCCAATCTGGATGATGAAGACAATGGCCAATAATAAGTCACAAAGTTTCATTTTCTAAATATCTTTGAGAGAACAATAGTAGTCCAATCCAGAAGAGCCTTAGGAAAAATGAGAGATTTATTGAATTCTTACAAGGTGTGATAGAGTGGGTCTCTATTCTAAGAACATAAGGAGTAACCTGTATAAGATCAGGTTCAGATATCATAGATTTGACGTTAACATTGAACTTTGTTTGGTTTTCATGGATATCCCATTGATTGTTGGAGATAGAAATGGAATTAAACATTATGATgggtaaattaaaattaaaaagtctagtttctctttcctttgcaaAGCTTttaatttggatcttaaaattttcaGCTAGATATCATAGAATTTTGGAGAGGAAcatttttataaagtgcttttaaaatatcattgctcttttttaaaaaatgacaacttAAAATTTGATGTTATGAAGAATTGAATGGGtgatttttaagtcatttttcagtcatatcttattctttgccacctcaTTTGGGTTTTGTAGGAAAGTTACTATAGCGATTAGTCATtttcttctgtagctcattttacacatgaggaaactaagacaaataagattaaatgacttcttcagGTAGGCTCTGACAAGTATTAAATGTCTAAACCCAGCTTAGAACTCAGGAATAggaatcatcctgactccagggccaattTTTTGACCAATGTTCCACTTATAGTGCTATAGTGTTAAAGTCCCTTCTTGAGTCTAGAACTTCATATTCCTTTTCAGATGTTGAGCACGTTATTGGTCTTTTGGTATCATCTATTGAGAGATGGTCTTAGAATTAGAAAACAACTGAAACACTGGATCCAatacttaccagctatatgacAGTTGTCAAGGCGATTAAATTCATTCAGCCATAGTTTTCTCCCCTGGCTTGTGGAACTATAGATGGGCAGATATGTTTAAGaccatgaggaaaaaataaatacaatgaaataaatttcatccaaaatataaaattataaaattatctttaaaaagtaaagattttCCAAACTGACCCCATTGCATTAACagcctttctctctgtttttttaaatttgaagcccttaccttccatcttagagtcaatattgtgtgttgcctccaaggcagaagagtaaataagggtaggcaatggggctcaaatgacttgcccagggtcacacacct is a window of Gracilinanus agilis isolate LMUSP501 unplaced genomic scaffold, AgileGrace unplaced_scaffold57246, whole genome shotgun sequence DNA encoding:
- the LOC123256232 gene encoding vomeronasal type-1 receptor 1-like; its protein translation is MKLCDLLLAIVFIIQIGIGLLGNAFLLFLYILTFLTGHKLRPIDSICVNLTIANLKTLLFKGLPQTIFYLGLKNFLYPIGCKLIQYLHRVSRSVSLSSTCLLCGFQVITISPNNSRWFQLKVQAPKHIIPSCLFCWCFYLFINFTMLGIMNNSRFMSNSTRWWHLGYCSVTAHDSFSASLYIIIFFLPDVICMAFMIWATAYIIFILYRHHQQVQHIHHPHISLRTFPEIRATHASLLLACTYVSFYSINSIISFCAFQFVIYHSFLMSTKQFIAACFPAIAPFVL